The following proteins are encoded in a genomic region of Magnolia sinica isolate HGM2019 chromosome 1, MsV1, whole genome shotgun sequence:
- the LOC131245985 gene encoding uncharacterized mitochondrial protein AtMg00860-like gives MDCHSKTVTIAVPGQASFTVRGRNRLGTLESLQALSESESVESMISQIPVVWDFPKVKEVKFLGHVVKAEGIVVDPAKVKAVSKWEQPTMVTEVQSFLGMARYYKRFIKKFSRIVRPLTQLTKKNARFTLDENAEAAFQELKMRLTSAPVLTLPQEGETFVLYSDASKMGLSCVLMQIDRVIAYASR, from the exons ATGGACTGCCACAGCAAAACGGTCACTATAGCAGTCCCTGGGCAAGCCTCCTTCACAGTAAGGGGGAGAAATAGGCTTGGTACACTCGAAAGCTTACAAGCCCTAAGCGAATCAGAATCAGTCGAATCCATGATTAGCCAGATCCCAGTAGTGTGGGATTTCCCTAAG GTAAAGGAAGTGAAGTTTCTGGGGCATGTGGTAAAGGCAGAAGGCATAGTGGTCGATCCCGCGAAGGTGAAAGCAGTATCCAAGTGGGAACAGCCTACCATGGTCACCGAGGTTCAAAGCTTCTTGGGCATGGCAAGGTATTACAAACGCTTCATCAAGAAATTCTCAAGGATCGTACGACCACTCACTCAGCTGACAAAGAAGAACGCCCGATTCACCTTGGATGAAAATGCGGAAGCAGCTTTCCAAGAGCTAAAAATGAGACTTACATCAGCGCCAGTGCTCACTCTTCCACAAGAAGGGGAGACGTTTGTGCTGTATAGCGACGCTTCAAAGATGGGTCTAAGCTGTGTTCTGATGCAGATCGATAGGGTGATCGCTTATGCTTCTCGTTAA